The Cucurbita pepo subsp. pepo cultivar mu-cu-16 chromosome LG08, ASM280686v2, whole genome shotgun sequence genome contains a region encoding:
- the LOC111800371 gene encoding O-fucosyltransferase 29-like, translating to MGVVKAWRFSLISGNLALLQPQDSGKGYAVSSKNVLSRSTSAQRKATFSWSMLCGLMLFALGLISLFTGHVASDLEWYSQHLVNQRLYSALEGARHRPINIWESKLSKNYYGCSKRSPRFGSAVSEKSSNGYLLIATSGGLNQQRTGITDAVAVARILNATLVVPELDHHSYWKDDSDFVNIFDVGLFISSLSNDVTIVKRVPDKVMRAMEKPPYTMRVPRKSEPEYYLDQVLPILLRRRVVQLTKFDYRLSNMLDEELQKLRCRANYHALRFVKPIEDLGHRLVKRMRNMAKRYIAIHLRFEPDMLAFSGCYYGGGEKERHELGEIRKRWATLPDVSEEEERKRGKCPLTPYEVGLMLRALGFRNDSYIYVASGEIYGGEETLKPLRELFPNFYTKEMLADAELKPFLPFSSRLAAIDYIVCNESNVFVTNNNGNMAKILAGERRYSGHRRTIRPNAKRLSALFMERNKMDWNTFARKVKSCQRGFMGEPDDLKRGKEFHEFPDSCICEKPVTEKVNEDDEGNHLDFPLINRQGVVEKRNLMEFI from the exons ATGGGCGTGGTGAAAGCTTGGAGGTTTAGCTTGATATCAGGGAACCTGGCTCTGTTACAGCCGCAGGATAGTGGGAAAGGTTATGCTGTTAGTAGCAAGAATGTACTGTCGAGATCAACGTCGGCGCAGAGGAAGGCGACGTTTTCATGGTCGATGTTGTGTGGTTTGATGCTCTTTGCGTTAGGTTTAATTTCGTTGTTTACGGGTCATGTTGCTTCTGATCTTGAATGGTACTCTCAGCACTTAGTCAACCAGAGGCTCTACTCGGCGCTG GAGGGAGCTCGTCATAGGCCGATCAATATCTGGGAGTCTAAGCTTTCGAAGAACTATTATGGATGCAGCAAAAGAAGCCCACGTTTTGGTT CTGCTGTTAGTGAGAAGTCTTCGAATGGCTACTTGCTTATCGCTACGAGTGGAGGCTTGAATCAGCAGAGAACAGGA aTAACAGATGCTGTGGCAGTTGCACGGATCCTTAATGCTACACTTGTGGTACCTGAATTAGATCATCATTCCTATTGGAAGGACGATAG TGACTTTGTCAACATTTTTGATGTTGGTCTGTTCATTTCCTCCCTCTCAAACGATGTGACTATTGTGAAAAGAGTTCCCGATAAAGTCATGCGTGCCATGGAGAAACCTCCCTATACTATGCGTGTCCCTAGAAAGTCAGAGCCTGAATACTATCTTGATCAAGTTTTGCCTATACTTTTAAGGAGACGT GTTGTCCAGTTGACAAAGTTTGATTATAGACTTTCAAATATGCTTGATGAAGAGCTACAGAAGTTGCGTTGTCGGGCTAATTATCATGCTTTGAGATTCGTAAAACCTATAGAAGATCTCGGTCACAGACTTGTGAAGAGAATGAGAAATATGGCAAAACGTTACATTGCCATTCACTTGAG GTTTGAGCCTGATATGCTAGCCTTTTCTGGATGTTACTATGGTGGAGGTGAAAAGGAAAGGCATGAACTGGGTGAAATAAGGAAGCGATGGGCAACACTACCT GATGTAagtgaagaggaagaaaggaagagaggGAAATGCCCACTTACTCCCTATGAAGTGGGTCTGATGCTACGTGCACTTGGTTTTAGAAATGATAGTTATATTTATGTTGCATCTGGTGAAATCTATGGTGGAGAAGAAACTCTGAAGCCTCTTAGGGAACTTTTCCCAAATTTCTATACCAAGGAGATGCTTGCTGATGCAGAGCTGAAACCctttcttccattctcttCCCGTCTTGCTGCCATCGACTACATTGTATGCAATGAGAGCAACGTATTTGTCACTAACAATAATGGGAACATGGCCAAGATTCTTGCTGGTGAAAG GAGGTATTCAGGTCATAGAAGGACCATTAGGCCAAATGCAAAAAGACTCAGTGCTTTGTTCATGGAAAGGAACAAGATGGATTGGAATACATTCGCCAGAAAGGTAAAATCTTGCCAACGAGGGTTCATGGGTGAGCCTGATGACTTGAAACGGGGTAAAGAATTTCATGAATTTCCCGACTCCTGTATTTGTGAGAAACCCGTCACTGAAAAAGTAAACGAAGATGATGAAGGTAATCACCTCGATTTTCCATTGATAAATAGGCAAGGAGTAGTGGAAAAGAGAAACTTGATGGAGTTCATTTAG